A single region of the Planctomycetia bacterium genome encodes:
- a CDS encoding biopolymer transporter ExbD, whose amino-acid sequence MPKIKSGVDVSAEGDMTSMIDMTFQLIAFFMILINFSDDSANQEIKLPASRLAIPPESPPEDPIVLQMDSFGQVLYSGDGFTSLPVIRKRLNVKKSFLLKSGVKAQDATVIIRADRNCATKYVREMLEMCQDLEFEKFAFRAASVND is encoded by the coding sequence ATGCCTAAGATCAAAAGCGGTGTCGACGTCTCGGCCGAAGGGGACATGACGTCGATGATCGACATGACGTTTCAGTTGATCGCGTTCTTCATGATTCTGATCAACTTCTCCGACGACTCGGCGAACCAAGAGATCAAGCTCCCCGCGAGCCGCCTGGCGATTCCGCCGGAGTCGCCGCCGGAAGATCCGATCGTTCTCCAGATGGACTCGTTCGGCCAAGTGCTCTATTCGGGCGACGGCTTCACGAGCTTGCCCGTCATCCGCAAGCGCTTGAACGTGAAGAAGTCGTTTCTGCTCAAGAGCGGGGTAAAGGCGCAAGACGCCACGGTGATCATCCGCGCCGACCGCAACTGCGCGACGAAGTACGTCCGCGAAATGCTGGAAATGTGTCAGGATCTCGAATTCGAGAAGTTCGCGTTTAGAGCCGCCTCCGTCAACGACTGA
- a CDS encoding MotA/TolQ/ExbB proton channel family protein has protein sequence MLVRVVSRWSLCRLVVSAMLVAVCGAWLSVQSASAQAPAADPDAAAAPAAAPAAAPAPDAEAAAPAAPAAPSTSSAAGKTPEQLAKEKKIEELKNESLLAYYYRSLGILYTVIFLALSFTFVALVILNGLALRRSAIMPEALSQNFEAALNEKNYQGAYEMAKADESFLGALLAAGMSKLQSGYDAAEEAMNEAGSDEAMKLEHRLSYIALIGSIAPMVGLLGTVDGMIASFRVIEQSGTTPDPASLAGGISTALITTIVGLWLAIPAICMFGIYKNRLARFLYDVGAISEGLMSRFQTVKK, from the coding sequence ATGCTCGTTCGCGTCGTTTCTCGTTGGTCGTTATGTCGGTTAGTCGTTTCGGCGATGTTGGTCGCCGTGTGCGGCGCGTGGTTGAGCGTGCAATCGGCCTCGGCTCAAGCTCCGGCCGCGGATCCCGATGCCGCAGCCGCTCCGGCCGCCGCTCCCGCAGCGGCTCCGGCTCCCGACGCGGAAGCCGCCGCCCCGGCCGCTCCGGCTGCGCCGTCGACTTCGTCGGCCGCCGGTAAGACGCCCGAGCAACTCGCGAAGGAGAAGAAGATCGAAGAACTCAAGAACGAGTCCCTCTTGGCGTACTACTACCGTTCGCTCGGGATCCTGTACACCGTGATCTTCTTGGCTCTGTCGTTTACGTTCGTGGCGCTCGTCATTCTCAACGGCTTGGCCTTGCGCCGCAGCGCGATCATGCCGGAAGCGTTGTCGCAGAACTTCGAAGCCGCGCTCAACGAGAAGAACTACCAAGGGGCCTACGAAATGGCGAAGGCCGACGAGTCGTTCCTCGGCGCGTTGCTCGCCGCCGGCATGTCGAAGCTGCAATCCGGTTACGATGCCGCCGAAGAAGCGATGAACGAAGCCGGTAGCGACGAAGCCATGAAGCTCGAACACCGCCTCAGCTACATCGCGCTCATCGGCTCGATCGCGCCGATGGTCGGGCTGCTCGGCACGGTCGACGGGATGATCGCGTCTTTCCGCGTCATCGAACAATCCGGTACGACGCCCGATCCGGCGAGCCTCGCCGGCGGTATTTCGACGGCTCTCATCACGACGATCGTCGGGCTCTGGCTCGCTATTCCGGCCATCTGCATGTTCGGCATCTATAAGAATCGCCTCGCGCGGTTCTTGTACGACGTCGGTGCGATTTCCGAAGGGCTCATGAGCCGCTTCCAGACGGTGAAGAAGTAA
- a CDS encoding tetratricopeptide repeat protein: MKFVRCAASVVCFSLFCLGLVDDASALDSIRKMGNVPRVAGAVKTVNATEVTIDVQGVLTKVPTNEIDSIQFEGEPTEINLARSALKNGGDQSALTQLGRVKRETITRKEIKQDYEFYAALAQARMALRGAGKVDAAGTAMYTFVNGQKDSYHYLQGQEVMGDLLVALNKVDDALKCYAELEASPFDDMKMRAGVARGRALVTQKNFPQAQAAFEGVLKIPFNPMTQKGSSAESQRFAAVLGRTQCQSAVGQYDEAIKELEGTVIANLNPEESELQALAYVTLGNCYNAKPDGKKAALLAFLHVDVLYASVPSAHAEALWNLSNLWTEIGKNERGQECLTRLNRLYPGTPWLTKKKPA, encoded by the coding sequence ATGAAGTTCGTTCGCTGTGCGGCCTCGGTGGTCTGCTTCTCTCTGTTCTGTCTCGGCCTCGTCGACGATGCCTCGGCTCTCGATTCGATTCGCAAGATGGGCAACGTGCCGCGCGTGGCCGGCGCGGTGAAGACCGTGAACGCGACGGAAGTGACGATCGACGTACAAGGAGTTCTGACGAAGGTCCCCACGAACGAAATCGATTCGATTCAGTTCGAGGGGGAGCCGACGGAAATCAACCTCGCGCGTAGCGCCCTGAAGAACGGCGGCGATCAAAGCGCCCTCACGCAACTCGGCAGGGTCAAGCGGGAAACGATCACGCGCAAGGAAATCAAGCAAGACTACGAGTTCTACGCGGCGCTCGCTCAGGCCCGCATGGCGCTGCGCGGAGCCGGTAAGGTCGATGCCGCCGGCACGGCGATGTATACGTTCGTCAACGGCCAGAAGGACAGCTACCACTATCTGCAAGGTCAGGAAGTGATGGGGGACTTGCTCGTCGCGTTGAATAAAGTCGACGACGCTTTGAAGTGCTACGCCGAGTTGGAAGCCTCGCCGTTCGACGACATGAAGATGCGCGCCGGCGTGGCCCGCGGACGAGCCCTGGTGACGCAGAAGAATTTCCCTCAAGCGCAAGCGGCGTTCGAGGGAGTGTTGAAGATTCCGTTCAACCCGATGACGCAAAAGGGGAGCTCGGCCGAAAGCCAACGCTTCGCCGCGGTGCTCGGTCGCACGCAATGCCAGTCGGCGGTCGGCCAGTACGACGAAGCGATCAAGGAACTCGAAGGAACGGTCATCGCGAACCTGAACCCGGAAGAATCGGAATTGCAGGCCTTGGCCTACGTGACGCTCGGCAACTGCTACAACGCCAAGCCGGACGGCAAGAAGGCGGCCCTGCTGGCCTTCCTGCACGTCGATGTCCTCTACGCGAGCGTGCCGTCGGCCCATGCCGAAGCGCTCTGGAACCTCTCGAACCTCTGGACCGAAATCGGGAAGAACGAACGGGGCCAAGAATGCCTCACCCGGCTCAATCGGCTCTATCCCGGCACCCCTTGGTTGACGAAGAAAAAGCCTGCCTAA
- a CDS encoding VWA domain-containing protein produces MPAEPRSDDQLDALLRQVRVPRAWHARLSSIVDEVDPLERQLLAVPVPGGLHARLGAVVAEEQAATAAAQAGEAAFDARLRAVTIPWGLHYRLRSIAARRPIAVRRMLTMAALFLLLATWEAALFVAHYGSLFGTRLGPAPFIASSVVDVSPREQGVEELHVPKRATPNEYRDISPVAIAASSPLTATAAEPIETEYTRIRDADRRRLSAARSGRADIFQSVAWAMGTLPDAGDVRGARPADTLPDLARPALRKPRGIDARLNAGDRKFLLDYGIFPSVSTREFPTSIVPLSHDTAGYEAVRAALAAGEWPTFDQARPEDFLAAVDFGYGRPSDKSARLYVAGAIAPWSPTGAAAQAPATPNPMPVNPADPERISRLLQLSVQARELPAAARKPMHLTIGIDVTESMRVGGKLAMAKRALKTLIESLSATDRLTLVALGGANPVVVEDAGRAELEQLLAAVDWLHADGGGNLAEGVLQTIAVAGRREPPKNMERRVVVVSDALDETNADGIYLVEQLLKTSAARQLGFDLIDVRNEPEATAWDGLVRRRSGRVFAADTGERMRSALLEALGGRSQTVAKRASLTVTFNPQTVVAYRLVGHEPTAVTGLAPHPVEIDLNAGQTGTLLYEVQFNGGKDPLAATAVLRWQDPADGSAQEATQKITRAMLGGTFDKSPPQLQLATIATAVAARLRNSPWGDNVAPDEVLQWAVRLERTGIVRGAAPWRELVLQMQRLPARRAPTRGIR; encoded by the coding sequence ATGCCGGCCGAACCTCGATCCGACGACCAACTCGACGCGCTGCTGCGCCAAGTGCGCGTGCCGCGTGCGTGGCACGCGCGGTTGTCGAGCATCGTCGATGAGGTCGACCCGCTCGAACGGCAACTGCTCGCCGTGCCCGTGCCGGGCGGGCTGCACGCGCGGCTCGGGGCCGTCGTCGCCGAAGAGCAAGCGGCGACTGCGGCAGCGCAAGCCGGCGAGGCTGCGTTCGACGCTCGTCTGCGCGCCGTGACGATCCCTTGGGGCTTGCACTATCGCTTGCGGTCGATCGCCGCGCGCCGGCCGATCGCCGTGCGGCGCATGCTCACGATGGCGGCGCTGTTTCTGTTGTTGGCTACTTGGGAAGCGGCTCTCTTCGTCGCCCACTACGGGAGCCTGTTCGGCACTCGGCTCGGCCCTGCTCCGTTCATCGCTTCGAGCGTGGTCGACGTCTCGCCGCGAGAGCAAGGGGTCGAAGAGTTGCATGTGCCGAAGCGTGCGACTCCGAACGAATATCGGGATATTTCCCCCGTTGCGATCGCTGCGTCGAGCCCGCTGACGGCGACCGCCGCCGAGCCGATCGAAACGGAATACACCCGGATTCGCGATGCCGATCGGCGTCGACTTTCGGCCGCCCGCTCGGGTCGGGCCGATATCTTTCAATCGGTCGCTTGGGCGATGGGGACCTTGCCCGACGCCGGCGATGTGCGCGGCGCGCGCCCTGCGGACACGCTCCCCGACTTGGCCCGCCCTGCCCTGCGCAAACCGCGCGGGATCGATGCGCGGCTCAATGCCGGCGACCGAAAGTTCTTGCTCGACTACGGCATCTTCCCGTCGGTGTCGACGCGCGAGTTCCCGACTTCGATCGTGCCGCTGTCGCACGACACGGCCGGCTACGAAGCGGTCCGCGCTGCGCTCGCCGCCGGCGAATGGCCGACGTTCGATCAAGCGCGACCGGAAGACTTCCTCGCAGCGGTCGACTTCGGCTACGGTCGACCCAGCGATAAGTCCGCGCGGTTATACGTCGCCGGCGCCATCGCTCCTTGGAGCCCGACCGGTGCGGCGGCACAAGCTCCGGCGACTCCGAACCCGATGCCGGTGAACCCGGCCGACCCGGAACGGATCAGTCGGCTGTTGCAACTGTCGGTGCAGGCCCGCGAGTTGCCGGCTGCGGCGCGCAAGCCGATGCACCTGACGATCGGCATCGACGTGACCGAAAGTATGCGCGTCGGCGGCAAGCTGGCGATGGCGAAGCGGGCGTTGAAGACGCTCATCGAAAGCCTGAGCGCTACGGATCGGTTGACGCTCGTCGCGCTGGGGGGAGCGAATCCCGTCGTCGTCGAAGATGCCGGCCGAGCCGAGCTCGAGCAACTATTGGCGGCAGTCGATTGGCTGCACGCCGACGGCGGAGGAAACCTCGCGGAAGGAGTTCTCCAGACGATCGCCGTCGCCGGACGACGAGAGCCGCCGAAGAACATGGAGCGGCGCGTCGTCGTCGTGAGCGACGCCTTGGACGAGACCAACGCCGACGGAATTTATCTCGTCGAGCAACTCCTCAAGACTTCGGCTGCGCGGCAGCTCGGCTTCGATCTGATCGACGTGCGCAATGAGCCCGAGGCCACGGCCTGGGACGGGCTCGTCCGGCGGCGAAGCGGTCGGGTCTTTGCGGCCGACACCGGCGAACGGATGCGGAGCGCCTTGCTCGAAGCCCTCGGAGGCCGGAGCCAGACGGTCGCCAAACGGGCCTCGCTCACGGTGACCTTCAACCCGCAAACCGTCGTCGCCTATCGCTTGGTCGGGCACGAACCGACGGCCGTGACGGGGCTCGCCCCCCATCCCGTCGAGATCGATCTGAACGCCGGTCAGACGGGAACCTTGCTCTATGAGGTGCAATTCAACGGGGGGAAAGATCCGTTGGCGGCGACCGCCGTGCTGCGCTGGCAAGACCCCGCGGACGGCTCGGCGCAAGAGGCGACCCAGAAAATCACCCGCGCGATGCTCGGGGGAACGTTCGATAAATCCCCGCCGCAATTGCAACTGGCGACGATCGCCACGGCCGTCGCGGCCCGCCTGCGAAACTCGCCGTGGGGCGATAACGTCGCGCCGGACGAGGTGCTACAATGGGCCGTTCGTTTGGAAAGAACGGGAATCGTGCGCGGAGCCGCTCCGTGGCGCGAACTGGTTCTCCAGATGCAACGCTTACCGGCCCGACGCGCTCCGACACGGGGAATTCGTTAG
- a CDS encoding RNA polymerase sigma factor, with protein MALAQAEFNRLIGEHGDALYRTAYRLMGDAHAAEDVVQETFRSVWKSRERYEADRGDRAWLMSILRRRAVDRWRRRDSGERTGGDELDTLAVHDADPIDDQYTDDMQHALERLHADLRETLLLVVVGELTHQETADLLGIPIGTVLSRVSRARNRLRELLQAAHKHSV; from the coding sequence TTGGCACTAGCACAGGCGGAGTTCAATCGGCTGATCGGCGAGCACGGCGATGCATTGTATCGCACCGCCTATCGGCTGATGGGGGACGCGCATGCCGCCGAGGATGTCGTGCAGGAAACGTTTCGTTCGGTCTGGAAAAGCCGCGAGCGCTACGAAGCCGACCGTGGCGACCGCGCCTGGCTGATGTCGATCCTCCGCCGACGGGCCGTCGATCGCTGGCGACGTCGCGACTCGGGCGAACGAACCGGCGGCGACGAACTGGACACGCTCGCCGTTCACGATGCCGATCCGATCGACGACCAATACACCGACGACATGCAACATGCGCTCGAACGACTCCATGCCGACTTGCGCGAGACGTTGCTCCTCGTCGTCGTCGGCGAACTGACGCATCAAGAGACCGCCGACCTGCTGGGCATTCCGATCGGCACGGTTCTGTCGCGCGTCAGTCGGGCCCGCAACCGCTTGCGCGAGTTGCTGCAAGCCGCGCACAAGCACTCCGTTTAA
- a CDS encoding redoxin domain-containing protein, translated as MLRPSFPFLFASLTALCADSFGEAARSAAPPVAKGTASNGTASSVAAPKPNQPTPSATKPAAAPNKTPAPNKTPAPNGTAVPPTPAAPDKAAPQEPAPLLPGHSYHGDAFDEGPRQAAYLMDGMGNVSFPITTKDPQAQKFFNQGIAQLHGFWYFEAERSFRQVAALDPDCGMAYWGMAMANINTLKRAEKFIAEAVKRREKASPRERTWIDAWSAYYKADPKQDKPRRQALIRALEGLVQDFPDDAEAKAFLVLQIWYNRGPMPISSHQAVDALIDQILVLNPMHPVHHYRIHLWDDEKASRALKSAALGGQATPGIAHMWHMPGHTFSKLERYADAAWQQEAASRTDHAYMMRDFVLPDQIHNYAHNHEWLIRDLSLSGRPRYGVELAKNLSEMPRHPKYNTIGRGGSSQYGRARVMDVLQRYELWTDLIALADTPYLEATDVPREQVKRLRTLGVAANETGDITRGKKYAAELDAMLVRDQKAQQEAGDKAEAAAKQKKEPQDKITKARNDAMNPLRAQISLVEAALADMRAHAAIRDERYPDAIEQLKKAGTTGGELLSRVNLAAGKKDEAEKLARSAAASGKAQVVPEANLVYVLWKCGKADEAKKLFAELRTLAGKADLDTPPLERLKPLAAELKWPADWRTPAPPGKDIGVRPALDSLGPIHWEAPAAPQFALTTLDGKSISLESVRGRNVVLLFYLGTGCLHCTEQLKAFAAIHKDYESAGIEVVAVSTDTPAVLRAAQTALKPAERYPFALTSNEDLALFKKYRAYDDFEKQPLHATVFIDRAGALRWRDAGADPFMDAKFLLEEAKRLTSFASPTNAPSKAAPTTTTAARAAE; from the coding sequence ATGCTGCGTCCGTCGTTCCCGTTTCTGTTTGCCTCGCTGACGGCTCTTTGCGCAGACTCATTCGGCGAAGCCGCCCGCAGCGCCGCTCCGCCCGTAGCGAAGGGGACTGCATCTAACGGAACAGCCTCGAGCGTCGCCGCACCCAAACCGAACCAGCCTACGCCGAGCGCGACGAAGCCCGCCGCTGCACCGAACAAAACTCCCGCACCAAATAAAACTCCGGCACCGAACGGCACCGCTGTACCGCCGACACCCGCCGCGCCCGACAAAGCCGCTCCGCAAGAGCCGGCTCCGCTCCTGCCCGGCCATTCCTACCACGGCGATGCCTTCGACGAAGGTCCGCGCCAGGCCGCGTACCTGATGGACGGCATGGGGAACGTCTCGTTTCCGATCACGACGAAAGATCCGCAAGCGCAGAAGTTCTTCAACCAAGGGATCGCCCAACTCCACGGCTTCTGGTATTTCGAGGCCGAGCGCTCGTTCCGCCAAGTCGCCGCGCTCGATCCCGATTGCGGGATGGCCTACTGGGGTATGGCGATGGCGAACATCAACACGCTGAAGCGGGCCGAGAAGTTCATCGCCGAAGCAGTCAAGCGCCGCGAGAAAGCAAGTCCGCGCGAACGAACGTGGATCGATGCCTGGAGCGCTTACTACAAGGCCGACCCGAAGCAAGACAAGCCCCGTCGGCAAGCGCTCATCCGCGCGCTCGAAGGGCTCGTGCAAGACTTCCCGGACGATGCCGAGGCCAAGGCGTTCCTCGTCCTCCAGATTTGGTACAACCGCGGGCCGATGCCGATCTCGAGCCATCAAGCGGTCGACGCGCTAATCGATCAGATCCTCGTGCTGAACCCCATGCATCCGGTGCATCACTACCGCATCCATCTGTGGGACGACGAGAAGGCGAGCCGCGCTTTGAAGTCGGCGGCTCTCGGCGGGCAAGCCACTCCCGGCATCGCCCACATGTGGCACATGCCGGGCCATACGTTCTCGAAGCTCGAGCGCTATGCCGATGCCGCGTGGCAACAAGAAGCCGCCTCGCGCACCGACCATGCCTACATGATGCGCGACTTCGTCTTGCCCGACCAAATTCACAACTACGCGCACAACCACGAATGGCTCATTCGCGATCTCAGCCTCTCCGGTCGCCCGCGCTACGGCGTCGAGCTGGCGAAGAACCTGAGCGAGATGCCCCGTCATCCGAAGTACAACACGATCGGCCGAGGGGGCTCGTCGCAGTATGGGCGGGCCCGCGTGATGGACGTGCTGCAGCGCTACGAACTTTGGACCGATCTCATTGCGCTGGCCGACACGCCGTATCTGGAAGCGACCGACGTCCCGCGCGAGCAAGTGAAGCGGCTCCGGACGTTGGGAGTCGCCGCGAACGAAACCGGCGACATCACGCGCGGCAAGAAATACGCCGCCGAGCTCGATGCTATGCTCGTCCGCGATCAAAAAGCGCAACAGGAAGCTGGCGACAAAGCCGAGGCCGCGGCGAAGCAAAAGAAAGAGCCGCAAGACAAGATCACGAAGGCCCGCAACGATGCGATGAACCCGCTCCGCGCACAAATCTCGCTGGTGGAAGCGGCGCTCGCCGACATGCGGGCCCATGCCGCGATCCGCGACGAGCGCTACCCCGACGCGATCGAGCAACTCAAGAAAGCCGGCACCACGGGGGGCGAGCTGCTCTCGCGCGTCAACCTCGCGGCAGGGAAGAAAGACGAAGCCGAGAAGCTGGCCCGCAGCGCAGCCGCTTCGGGCAAAGCCCAGGTCGTGCCGGAGGCGAATTTGGTTTACGTGTTATGGAAGTGCGGCAAAGCGGACGAGGCGAAGAAGCTGTTCGCCGAACTGCGCACGCTCGCCGGCAAGGCCGATCTCGACACGCCGCCGCTCGAACGCTTGAAGCCGCTGGCGGCGGAATTGAAATGGCCGGCCGATTGGCGCACCCCGGCGCCGCCCGGCAAGGACATCGGTGTGCGACCCGCGCTCGACTCGCTCGGGCCGATCCATTGGGAAGCGCCGGCCGCGCCGCAGTTCGCCCTGACGACGCTCGACGGGAAGTCGATCTCGCTCGAAAGCGTGCGGGGGCGGAACGTCGTGCTGTTGTTCTATCTCGGCACCGGTTGCCTCCACTGCACCGAGCAACTGAAAGCCTTTGCGGCGATCCATAAAGACTACGAAAGCGCAGGGATCGAAGTCGTCGCCGTCAGCACCGACACGCCGGCCGTGTTGCGTGCCGCGCAAACGGCGCTCAAGCCGGCCGAGCGCTATCCGTTCGCCCTCACGTCGAACGAAGACCTCGCGCTCTTCAAAAAGTATCGCGCCTACGACGACTTCGAAAAGCAACCGCTTCACGCCACGGTGTTCATCGACCGCGCCGGCGCGCTGCGCTGGCGCGATGCCGGAGCCGATCCGTTTATGGACGCGAAGTTCCTCTTGGAGGAAGCGAAGCGTCTGACGTCGTTCGCGTCTCCTACCAACGCGCCGAGCAAAGCCGCGCCGACGACCACGACCGCGGCCCGCGCCGCCGAGTAG